A single genomic interval of Hyalangium ruber harbors:
- a CDS encoding NAD(P)(+) transhydrogenase (Re/Si-specific) subunit beta, whose amino-acid sequence MNGVTTVAYLMSGVLFIRSLGGLSKQETAARGNLYGMLGMALAVAVAGVTWFMTGAGAVGPGMALLIGSVVVGGAVGVVLARRVEMTGMPELVAILHSFVGLAAVLVGISSYLAPRSEHAAVAGGGAAHVVAMVEIWVGVAVGALTFTGSIIAWAKLRGTLSGKPLLLPGRHLLNAGIAAGIIGLAVPFVNASGPGQGLIWLLLMTVLAGALGIHLVMAIGGADMPVVVSLLNSYSGWAAAAAGFVLANDLLIVTGALVGASGAILSIIMCRAMNRSILNVVFGGFGTGDVKPSEGPRSGEVRELSVDETAARLRTAKSVIIVPGYGMAVARAQNAVQELTRALREQGVTVRFAIHPVAGRLPGHMNVLLAEAGVPYDVVLEMEHINHDFTSTDAVLVIGANDIVNPGALDDASSPIYGMPVLEVWKSKLVVVLKRGMAAGYAGVDNPLFLLDNTRMLFGDARKSIEALLTAVRK is encoded by the coding sequence ATGAACGGCGTCACCACCGTCGCCTATCTGATGTCGGGCGTCCTCTTCATCCGCAGCCTCGGCGGCCTGTCCAAGCAGGAGACCGCGGCGCGCGGCAACCTCTACGGCATGCTCGGCATGGCGCTCGCCGTGGCCGTGGCCGGCGTTACCTGGTTCATGACGGGCGCCGGCGCCGTGGGCCCCGGCATGGCCCTGCTCATCGGCTCGGTGGTCGTCGGCGGGGCCGTGGGCGTCGTGCTCGCGCGCCGCGTCGAGATGACCGGCATGCCGGAGCTGGTCGCCATCCTCCACAGCTTCGTCGGCCTGGCCGCCGTGCTGGTGGGCATCTCCTCCTATCTGGCCCCCCGCTCGGAGCACGCGGCGGTGGCCGGCGGGGGCGCGGCCCACGTCGTCGCCATGGTGGAGATCTGGGTGGGCGTGGCCGTGGGCGCGCTCACCTTCACGGGCTCCATCATCGCCTGGGCCAAGCTGCGCGGCACCCTCTCCGGCAAGCCGCTGCTGTTGCCGGGCCGGCACCTGCTCAACGCCGGCATCGCGGCGGGCATCATCGGGCTGGCGGTGCCCTTCGTGAACGCTTCGGGCCCCGGCCAGGGCCTCATCTGGCTGCTGCTCATGACGGTGCTGGCGGGCGCGCTAGGCATCCACCTGGTGATGGCCATCGGCGGCGCGGACATGCCCGTGGTGGTGTCGCTGCTCAACAGCTACTCGGGGTGGGCGGCGGCGGCGGCGGGCTTCGTGCTCGCCAACGACCTGCTCATCGTCACCGGAGCCCTGGTGGGCGCCAGCGGCGCCATCCTCTCCATCATCATGTGCCGGGCGATGAACCGCTCCATCCTCAACGTGGTGTTCGGCGGCTTCGGCACCGGCGACGTGAAGCCCTCCGAGGGTCCCCGCTCCGGCGAGGTGCGTGAGCTGTCCGTCGACGAGACGGCGGCCCGGCTGCGCACGGCCAAGAGCGTCATCATCGTGCCGGGCTACGGCATGGCGGTGGCGCGCGCGCAGAACGCCGTGCAGGAACTCACCCGCGCGCTGCGCGAGCAGGGCGTCACCGTGCGCTTCGCCATCCACCCGGTGGCCGGCCGGCTCCCGGGGCACATGAACGTGCTGCTGGCCGAGGCGGGCGTCCCCTACGACGTCGTGCTGGAGATGGAGCACATCAACCACGACTTCACGAGCACCGACGCGGTGCTCGTCATCGGCGCCAACGACATCGTCAACCCAGGCGCGCTGGATGATGCCTCCAGCCCCATCTACGGGATGCCGGTGCTGGAGGTGTGGAAGAGCAAGCTCGTGGTGGTGCTCAAGCGCGGCATGGCCGCCGGCTACGCGGGCGTGGACAACCCGCTGTTCCTCCTGGACAACACGCGCATGCTCTTCGGCGATGCGCGCAAGTCCATCGAGGCGCTGCTGACGGCGGTCCGCAAGTAG
- a CDS encoding Re/Si-specific NAD(P)(+) transhydrogenase subunit alpha, whose protein sequence is MAPFTAIVRAPLSRRPAIRIGVPREILPGERRVAATPESTRKLRDLGFEVQIEKGAGTDSGLTDAAYVEAGATLADSPEALWQAADVIVKVRPPTPDEAQRARPGTTLISLLQPERNPELPPVLQSLKLSAVALERIPRISRAQKMDVLSSMANLAGYRAVIEAAQHYQGFFGPQITAAGATPPARVLIIGAGVAGLAAIAAAKALGAEVRAFDVRAAAREQIESLGATFLQVDIQESGEGGGGYAKTMSKEFIEAEMALFRKQAAEVDVIITTALVPGTRAPILLPRDVVEKLKPGSIVVDMAAEQGGNCELCKPGEIVDFNGVKIIGFTDLASRMAGTASRFFANNIVHLITEMGAGEKFRVDLESDVVRPALLTYGGELLPPPPRKEPSPAPAPKPAPKPPPVDAKPQQHAIMAPTNRAWGTTVGGLGVIALLFVLGRFAPADFLKHFTVFILACFVGWQVVWSVTPALHTPLMSVTNAISGIIIIGGMLQIGGGEIDLASILGALAVLVAAINICGGFFVTQRMLKMFRRNPGGGA, encoded by the coding sequence ATGGCGCCGTTTACGGCTATCGTCCGCGCACCTTTATCAAGGAGGCCGGCGATTCGTATCGGCGTTCCACGTGAGATCCTCCCGGGCGAGCGGCGCGTGGCCGCCACGCCCGAGTCCACCCGCAAGCTGCGCGACCTCGGCTTCGAGGTGCAGATCGAGAAGGGCGCGGGCACCGACTCGGGCCTCACCGATGCCGCCTACGTCGAGGCGGGCGCCACCCTGGCGGACTCGCCCGAGGCCTTGTGGCAGGCGGCCGATGTCATCGTGAAGGTGCGGCCCCCTACCCCGGATGAGGCTCAGCGGGCCCGCCCCGGCACCACGCTCATCTCGCTGCTCCAGCCAGAGCGCAACCCGGAGCTGCCTCCCGTCCTCCAGTCGCTCAAGCTCTCCGCCGTTGCCCTGGAGCGCATCCCGCGCATCAGCCGCGCCCAGAAGATGGACGTGCTCAGCTCCATGGCGAACCTCGCCGGGTACCGGGCCGTCATCGAAGCGGCCCAGCACTACCAGGGCTTCTTCGGTCCGCAGATCACCGCCGCCGGCGCCACGCCTCCGGCCCGCGTGCTCATCATCGGCGCGGGAGTCGCGGGCCTGGCCGCCATCGCCGCCGCCAAGGCCCTGGGCGCCGAGGTCCGCGCCTTCGACGTCCGCGCCGCCGCGCGCGAGCAGATCGAGAGCCTGGGCGCCACCTTCCTCCAGGTCGACATCCAGGAGAGCGGCGAGGGCGGAGGCGGCTACGCCAAGACGATGAGCAAGGAGTTCATCGAGGCGGAGATGGCCCTGTTCCGCAAGCAGGCCGCCGAGGTGGACGTCATCATCACCACCGCCCTGGTGCCCGGCACCCGCGCGCCGATCCTGCTGCCCCGGGACGTGGTGGAGAAGCTCAAGCCCGGCTCCATCGTGGTGGACATGGCCGCCGAGCAGGGCGGCAACTGCGAGCTGTGCAAGCCCGGGGAGATCGTCGACTTCAACGGGGTGAAGATCATCGGCTTCACGGATCTGGCCAGCCGCATGGCCGGCACCGCCAGCCGCTTCTTCGCCAACAACATCGTCCACCTCATCACCGAGATGGGAGCCGGTGAGAAGTTCCGCGTGGACCTGGAGAGCGACGTGGTGCGCCCGGCGCTGCTCACCTACGGAGGCGAGCTGCTGCCGCCGCCGCCGCGCAAGGAGCCCTCCCCCGCTCCCGCGCCGAAGCCGGCCCCCAAGCCGCCGCCCGTGGACGCCAAGCCCCAGCAGCACGCCATCATGGCCCCCACCAACCGCGCCTGGGGCACCACGGTTGGCGGCCTGGGAGTCATCGCCCTGCTCTTCGTCCTGGGCCGCTTCGCCCCCGCCGATTTCCTCAAGCACTTCACCGTCTTCATCCTGGCGTGCTTCGTCGGCTGGCAGGTCGTCTGGAGCGTCACCCCCGCGCTGCACACGCCCCTGATGAGCGTCACCAACGCCATCAGCGGCATCATCATCATCGGCGGCATGCTCCAGATCGGAGGCGGCGAGATTGATCTCGCCTCCATCCTGGGCGCGCTCGCCGTGCTCGTGGCCGCCATCAACATCTGCGGCGGCTTCTTCGTGACTCAACGCATGCTCAAGATGTTCCGCCGCAACCCCGGAGGTGGCGCATGA
- a CDS encoding polymer-forming cytoskeletal protein, with product MRSMFAPTLALVSLLALPALADDTDKKEPEPKVRCAIHSKNGSRAVQGSDLIVKAGEKIKDAVAIDGNITIRKGAVVEDVVVIQGKVTIEEGAEVKGDVIALGGDLVLKGKARVDGDVVALGGSLRMDEDASVGGKQSSLSINLNGKDLARSFVDKALENSDCRLSFGDDEKE from the coding sequence ATGCGCTCGATGTTCGCCCCGACCCTGGCCCTCGTCAGCCTCCTGGCCCTGCCTGCCCTGGCCGATGACACCGACAAGAAGGAGCCGGAGCCCAAGGTGCGCTGCGCCATCCACTCCAAGAACGGGAGCCGCGCCGTTCAAGGCTCGGATCTGATCGTGAAGGCCGGTGAGAAAATCAAGGACGCGGTCGCCATCGACGGCAACATCACCATCCGCAAGGGCGCCGTGGTGGAGGACGTCGTCGTCATCCAGGGCAAGGTCACCATCGAGGAGGGCGCCGAGGTGAAGGGAGATGTGATCGCCCTGGGCGGAGACTTGGTCCTCAAGGGCAAGGCCCGGGTGGACGGAGACGTGGTGGCGCTGGGGGGCTCGCTCCGCATGGACGAGGACGCCAGCGTGGGGGGCAAGCAGTCCAGCCTCAGCATCAACCTCAACGGCAAGGATCTCGCGAGGAGCTTCGTGGACAAAGCCCTCGAGAACTCCGACTGCCGCCTCTCCTTCGGAGATGACGAGAAGGAGTAG
- a CDS encoding GNAT family N-acetyltransferase — protein sequence MLALPPPVEVTLRDGRNCLIRPAAPEDFVGLFELERAIVRARHGVVKHEDELPGDVASYADVQVRAGLAATDGSACQLVAELEGRVVGEASILRLRFRMVNHVGVLGIGVLPGAQGLGIGRAMIEHLLAWARSHRDADGGGVRKVELGVRADNLKAVELYRALGFVVEGTRRGLVRADDGTFVDSLSMALFIPR from the coding sequence ATGCTCGCCCTGCCCCCACCTGTCGAGGTCACCCTTCGGGATGGCCGCAACTGCCTCATCCGCCCTGCCGCGCCCGAGGACTTCGTCGGGCTGTTCGAGCTCGAGCGGGCCATCGTCCGCGCCCGGCACGGCGTCGTGAAGCACGAGGACGAGCTGCCCGGGGATGTGGCCTCCTACGCGGATGTTCAGGTGCGCGCGGGGCTCGCGGCGACGGATGGCTCGGCGTGCCAGCTCGTGGCGGAGCTGGAGGGCAGGGTGGTGGGCGAGGCGTCGATCCTTCGGCTCCGGTTCCGCATGGTGAACCACGTGGGCGTGCTGGGCATCGGCGTACTCCCGGGAGCCCAGGGCCTCGGCATCGGCCGGGCGATGATCGAACACCTTCTGGCCTGGGCACGCTCGCACCGGGACGCGGACGGAGGCGGCGTGCGGAAGGTGGAGCTGGGGGTGAGAGCCGACAACCTGAAGGCCGTCGAGCTCTACCGCGCGCTGGGCTTCGTGGTGGAGGGAACGCGCCGAGGCCTGGTCCGCGCGGACGACGGCACGTTCGTGGACAGCCTGTCGATGGCGCTCTTCATCCCGCGCTAG
- a CDS encoding helix-turn-helix domain-containing protein: MTTQSRPVGELLRMWRQRRSISQLDLACRAEVSARHVSFLETGRSQPSREMVLLLAEELDIPLRDRNTLLVAAGFAPVYAERSLDDPALQASRQAVDLVLAGHEPYPALAVDRHWTLLAANRAVGALLVGIAPEMLQPPLNVLRLSLHPSGLAPRIVNLEQWRHHVLTRLHRQVELTADATLAALYDELRGYGAHGDTSQKFAREPDYAGVVLPMRLQTPHGVLSLISTITVFGTPTDITLSELAIESFFPADAKTAEILRSLSVDAPRQAN, from the coding sequence ATGACGACTCAGAGCCGCCCCGTGGGAGAGCTGCTGCGCATGTGGCGCCAGCGCCGCAGCATCAGCCAGCTCGATCTGGCGTGTCGCGCGGAGGTGTCCGCCCGGCACGTGAGCTTCCTGGAGACGGGCCGCTCCCAGCCGAGCCGGGAGATGGTGCTGCTGCTCGCCGAGGAGCTCGACATTCCCCTGCGTGACCGCAACACGCTGCTGGTGGCCGCCGGGTTTGCGCCGGTCTACGCGGAGCGGAGCCTGGATGATCCGGCGCTCCAGGCCTCACGGCAGGCGGTAGACCTGGTGCTCGCCGGGCATGAGCCCTATCCGGCGCTGGCCGTGGATCGGCACTGGACGCTGCTCGCCGCCAATCGCGCGGTGGGGGCGCTCCTCGTGGGGATCGCGCCGGAGATGCTCCAGCCTCCGCTCAATGTCTTGCGGCTCAGCCTGCACCCCTCGGGGCTGGCGCCTCGCATCGTCAACCTGGAGCAGTGGCGGCACCACGTGCTCACACGGTTGCACCGGCAGGTGGAACTCACCGCCGATGCGACGCTCGCCGCGCTCTATGACGAACTCCGCGGATATGGCGCGCATGGCGACACCTCCCAGAAGTTCGCCCGGGAGCCGGACTACGCGGGGGTGGTCCTGCCGATGCGTCTCCAGACGCCGCACGGGGTGCTGTCGCTCATCAGCACCATCACGGTCTTCGGCACGCCGACCGACATCACCCTCTCGGAGCTGGCGATCGAGTCCTTCTTCCCCGCGGATGCCAAGACGGCCGAGATCCTGAGGAGCCTCTCTGTCGACGCGCCGCGTCAGGCCAACTGA
- a CDS encoding dienelactone hydrolase family protein: MFLSRTTLCFSLLCSMSACGPELAAPDPELSRSQSSVVVDPWPTGQRIAVSIPNGALGYTLDGYLYLPTGTPTDPETPAEDKVPAVVMLHGCAGLFNASGEIKRVFDNASTTASQQGWAQRAMDAGMAVLLVDSLTTRGLSDGSDVTVTRNGTPTTVTITKGICKEGSGYPGDDVLHTLGVEETTQRPQDALAARQFLATVPGIDTNRVGVLGWSHGGSTLMALLAHSNTWTSGSQTLTGPAPLYNGAKPFKVGYAFYPGCGLETRDADNGATDLSAERNYGGLSLTGTVANSTWIPNVPFRLVMGTSDSLLTNCRDRRMVKAKQLALSDASVADAYPSSVRHSFDEAFTTGGSFTQADVDAKVTYDQEALDFLTTHLDP; this comes from the coding sequence ATGTTCTTGTCCCGCACCACCCTCTGCTTCTCCCTGCTGTGCTCGATGTCGGCCTGTGGTCCCGAGCTCGCCGCTCCCGACCCGGAGCTCTCGCGGTCCCAGTCCTCCGTGGTCGTCGACCCGTGGCCCACGGGCCAGCGCATCGCCGTGAGCATCCCGAACGGGGCGCTCGGCTACACCCTCGACGGCTACCTGTACCTGCCGACGGGCACGCCCACGGATCCGGAGACACCGGCCGAGGACAAGGTGCCCGCGGTGGTGATGCTCCACGGCTGCGCGGGGCTCTTCAACGCCTCGGGCGAGATCAAGCGCGTCTTCGACAACGCCAGCACGACCGCCTCGCAGCAGGGCTGGGCCCAGCGCGCCATGGACGCCGGCATGGCCGTGCTCCTCGTGGACAGCCTGACCACGCGAGGGCTCTCGGACGGCTCGGACGTAACGGTCACCCGCAACGGCACGCCCACCACCGTCACCATCACCAAGGGCATCTGCAAGGAAGGAAGCGGCTACCCGGGCGATGACGTGCTCCACACGCTCGGCGTCGAGGAGACGACACAGCGTCCCCAGGACGCGCTCGCGGCCCGGCAGTTCCTCGCCACCGTGCCCGGCATCGACACCAACCGCGTGGGCGTGCTCGGCTGGTCCCATGGAGGCAGCACCCTCATGGCCCTGCTGGCTCACTCCAACACCTGGACCAGCGGCTCGCAGACCCTGACGGGCCCGGCGCCGCTCTACAACGGCGCCAAGCCCTTCAAGGTGGGCTACGCCTTCTATCCGGGCTGCGGCCTGGAGACCCGCGACGCAGACAACGGCGCCACGGACCTGAGCGCGGAGCGCAATTACGGCGGGCTCAGCCTCACCGGCACCGTGGCCAACAGCACCTGGATCCCCAACGTGCCGTTCCGCCTCGTCATGGGCACCTCGGACTCGCTGCTCACCAACTGCCGTGACCGCCGCATGGTGAAGGCGAAGCAGCTCGCCCTCTCGGACGCGTCGGTGGCGGACGCCTATCCCTCCAGCGTCCGCCACAGCTTCGACGAGGCCTTCACCACCGGCGGCTCCTTCACCCAGGCCGACGTGGACGCCAAGGTCACCTACGATCAGGAGGCCCTGGACTTCCTCACGACCCACCTCGACCCGTAA